One Engystomops pustulosus chromosome 7, aEngPut4.maternal, whole genome shotgun sequence DNA window includes the following coding sequences:
- the CSNK2A2 gene encoding casein kinase II subunit alpha' translates to MPGPQAGSRARVYADVNSLRSREYWDYEAHVPNWGNQEDYQLVRKLGRGKYSEVFEAINITNNERVVVKILKPVKKKKIKREVKILENLRGGTNIIRLLDTIKDPVSKTPALVFEYINNTDFKQLYQILTDYDIRYYMYELLKALDYCHSQGVMHRDVKPHNVMIDHQQKKLRLIDWGLAEFYHPAQEYNVRVASRYFKGPELLVDYQMYDYSLDMWSLGCMLASMIFRKEPFFHGQDNYDQLVRIAKVLGTDDLYGYLKKYHIELDPHFNDILGQHSRKRWENFLHSENRHLVSAEALDMLDKLLRYDHQQRLTAREAMEHPYFYPVVKEQPAAQTDSNLLPGSLSTAR, encoded by the exons ATGCCGGGCCCGCAGGCCGGGAGCAGAGCCCGCGTTTATGCCGACGTGAACAGTCTGAGGAGCCGCGAATACTGGGACTACGAAGCGCACGTCCCTAACTGGGG GAACCAAGAGGACTATCAGCTGGTACGGAAACTTGGCCGTGGAAAGTACAGTGAAGTGTTTGAGGCAATTAACATCACTAATAATGAGAGAGTTGTGGTAAAGATCTTAAAG CCGgtgaagaaaaagaaaataaaacgaGAAGTAAAGATTCTGGAAAACCTGCGTGGAGGCACCAACATCATCCGTCTGCTTGACACCATAAAGGATCCTGTG TCCAAGACTCCGGCTCTGGTGTTTGAATACATTAATAATACCGACTTTAAG CAACTGTACCAGATCTTGACAGATTATGATATCCGTTACTATATGTATGAACTGCTGAAG GCGCTGGATTACTGCCACAGTCAGGGTGTGATGCACAGAGATGTGAAGCCACACAATGTAATGATAGATCACCAGCAGAAGAAG CTTCGGCTGATAGATTGGGGATTAGCAGAGTTCTATCACCCAGCACAGGAATACAATGTTCGTGTTGCCTCGCGATACTTCAAGGGTCCGGAGCTGTTGGTCGATTATCAG ATGTATGACTACAGCCTTGACATGTGGAGTCTTGGGTGTATGCTGGCCAGTATGATCTTTCGTAAGGAGCCATTTTTCCACGGTCAGGACAATTATGACCAG CTGGTGCGCATTGCCAAGGTCTTGGGCACTGATGACCTGTACGGATATCTGAAGAAATACCACATAGAGCTGGATCCTCACTTCAATGACATCCTTGGACA aCATTCTCGGAAGCGTTGGGAGAATTTTCTGCACAGTGAGAATCGCCATCTGGTCAGTGCAGAGGCTCTGGATATGCTGGACAAGTTATTGCGCTATGACCATCAACAGAGACTCACCGCGCGCGAGGCCATGGAGCATCCCTATTTCT ATCCAGTGGTGAAGGAGCAGCCGGCGGCTCAGACAGACAGTAATCTGCTCCCCGGCAGCCTCTCCACAGCGCGATGA